One Burkholderia sp. 9120 DNA window includes the following coding sequences:
- a CDS encoding GNAT family N-acetyltransferase — protein sequence MPAAIRAATPADTSAIFALTYELAEFESLTHVFVATEDGLRDALFGTRPSIEALVAEQEGRIVGYALFFHNYSSFVGTRGLYLEDVYVQPSRRGSGLGSALLQRLAALAVERQCGRFEWTVLDWNQPAINFYEKMGATVMPDWRVVRLTGDALAKLAAGTGA from the coding sequence ATGCCGGCAGCGATCCGCGCCGCCACGCCCGCGGACACCAGCGCGATCTTCGCGCTGACGTACGAACTGGCGGAGTTCGAAAGCCTCACACACGTGTTTGTCGCGACCGAAGACGGTCTGCGCGACGCGCTGTTCGGCACGCGGCCGTCGATCGAAGCGTTGGTCGCGGAACAGGAAGGGCGCATCGTCGGCTATGCGCTGTTCTTCCACAATTATTCGAGTTTTGTCGGCACGCGCGGACTGTATCTGGAAGACGTCTACGTGCAGCCGAGCCGGCGCGGCAGCGGACTGGGCAGTGCTTTACTGCAGCGCCTCGCGGCGTTGGCGGTGGAGCGCCAATGCGGACGCTTCGAGTGGACCGTGCTGGACTGGAATCAGCCGGCCATCAACTTCTACGAAAAGATGGGCGCAACCGTGATGCCGGATTGGCGCGTAGTGCGTCTGACAGGCGACGCGCTAGCAAAGCTGGCTGCGGGCACGGGCGCCTGA
- the rmuC gene encoding DNA recombination protein RmuC, translated as MTLILVAAVAVLAVALLIALAVLLRGSGRAEDSEPFELVNERIDAAADAQAHAYERLERQLRNDIAETARVSRTEQSSGFAHFQQTLAAQFSSMTTVQGGKIDGFAQQLDAVRHSLQQQAQQARDEQGRSLKQFGDTLSLQLGQLTEANDRRFTEVRATIEQRLKDIEANNSAKLEEMRRTVDEKLHATLEQRLGESFKLVSDRLEQVHRGLGEMQTLAAGVGDLKKVLTNVKTRGTWGEVQLEALLDQLLTADQYAKNVATVPKSTERVEFAIKLPGRAEQGSTATPVWLPIDAKFPREDYERLIEAQERADPVAVEEASRALEARIRAEARTIAEKYVAPPHTTDFALLFLPTEGLYAEVLRRPGLTDMLQRDYRVTIAGPTTLTALLNSLQMGFRTLAIEKRSSEVWQVLGAVKTEFGKFGDVLAKTKAQLETVTRSIEAAETRTRVMNRKLRDVEALPGEAASGLLGDALSGVEPDEQLGE; from the coding sequence ATGACCCTGATTCTGGTGGCGGCCGTCGCGGTGCTGGCGGTCGCCTTGCTTATCGCGTTGGCCGTGTTGCTGCGCGGCTCCGGCCGCGCGGAGGACAGCGAGCCGTTCGAACTGGTCAACGAGCGCATCGACGCGGCGGCCGACGCGCAAGCCCATGCGTATGAACGCCTCGAGCGGCAACTGCGCAATGACATCGCCGAGACGGCGCGCGTGTCGCGCACCGAGCAGAGCAGCGGCTTCGCGCATTTTCAGCAGACGCTCGCGGCGCAGTTCAGCAGCATGACCACGGTGCAGGGCGGCAAGATCGACGGTTTCGCGCAGCAGCTCGACGCCGTGCGTCACAGCTTGCAGCAGCAGGCGCAGCAGGCGCGTGACGAGCAGGGTCGTTCGCTCAAGCAGTTCGGCGATACGCTGAGCCTGCAACTGGGGCAACTGACCGAAGCGAACGATCGCCGCTTCACCGAAGTGCGCGCGACCATCGAGCAGCGGCTCAAGGACATCGAGGCGAATAACTCGGCCAAGCTCGAGGAAATGCGCCGCACCGTCGACGAAAAGCTGCACGCCACGCTCGAACAACGCCTCGGCGAGTCGTTCAAGCTGGTGTCCGACCGGCTCGAACAGGTGCATCGCGGATTGGGCGAGATGCAGACATTGGCGGCCGGTGTCGGCGATCTGAAGAAGGTGCTCACCAACGTCAAGACGCGCGGCACATGGGGCGAAGTGCAACTGGAAGCGTTGCTCGACCAACTGCTCACCGCCGATCAATACGCGAAGAACGTCGCGACGGTGCCGAAGAGCACCGAGCGCGTCGAATTCGCGATCAAGCTGCCGGGTCGCGCGGAGCAAGGCAGCACGGCCACGCCCGTATGGCTGCCGATCGACGCCAAATTCCCGCGCGAAGATTACGAGCGCTTGATCGAAGCGCAGGAGCGCGCCGATCCGGTCGCGGTGGAAGAAGCGTCGCGCGCGCTGGAAGCGCGGATTCGCGCCGAGGCTCGCACAATCGCGGAGAAGTACGTGGCGCCGCCGCATACCACCGACTTCGCGCTGCTGTTCCTGCCGACCGAAGGGCTCTACGCGGAAGTGCTGCGTCGGCCGGGTCTCACCGACATGCTGCAACGCGACTATCGCGTGACGATCGCCGGTCCGACTACGCTGACCGCGTTGCTCAATAGTTTGCAGATGGGTTTCCGCACGCTCGCGATCGAGAAGCGCTCGAGCGAGGTGTGGCAGGTGCTTGGCGCGGTGAAAACGGAGTTCGGCAAATTCGGCGACGTGCTGGCCAAGACCAAGGCGCAACTGGAAACCGTTACGCGTTCAATCGAAGCCGCCGAAACGCGCACGCGGGTGATGAACCGCAAGCTGCGCGATGTCGAAGCGTTGCCGGGCGAAGCGGCGAGCGGCTTGCTCGGCGATGCGCTATCTGGCGTGGAGCCTGACGAGCAATTGGGTGAATAG
- a CDS encoding D-glycerate dehydrogenase produces MQKILVARPIFPDVIERLKQYFDVDWNQGEVMAADDLTRRLADKDGALTAGDPVGVAALAAAPRLRVVSNMAVGYNNFDMAAFNASNVLATNTPDVLNESTADFGWALMMAAARRLAESEHWLRAGQWQKWAYDGFLGSDLYGSTLGVLGMGRIGQALARRAKGFNMQVIYHNRSRVAPEIEAELNAEYVSKQDLLRRADHVVLVLPYTKENHHTIGAAEFALMKPSATLTNIARGGIVDDAALVHALRSKQIAAAGLDVFEGEPKLNPDLLTVPNIVLTPHIASATEATRRAMANLAADNLIAALGEGPRAGRPPNPINPEVIGRARS; encoded by the coding sequence ATGCAAAAGATCCTCGTCGCCCGTCCGATTTTTCCCGATGTGATCGAACGGCTCAAACAGTATTTCGACGTCGACTGGAATCAGGGCGAGGTCATGGCCGCCGACGACCTGACGCGTCGTCTGGCGGACAAAGACGGCGCGCTGACCGCGGGCGATCCGGTCGGCGTGGCCGCCCTCGCGGCGGCGCCGCGTTTGCGCGTGGTGTCGAACATGGCCGTGGGTTACAACAACTTCGACATGGCCGCGTTCAATGCGTCGAACGTGCTCGCCACCAATACGCCGGACGTGCTGAACGAGTCGACCGCGGACTTCGGCTGGGCGCTGATGATGGCGGCCGCGCGCCGTCTCGCTGAATCGGAGCATTGGTTGCGCGCGGGTCAATGGCAGAAGTGGGCGTACGACGGTTTTCTCGGCAGCGACCTGTATGGCTCGACGCTCGGCGTACTCGGCATGGGCCGGATCGGCCAGGCGCTGGCGCGTCGCGCGAAGGGTTTCAATATGCAGGTGATTTATCACAACCGCTCGCGTGTCGCGCCGGAGATCGAAGCCGAACTGAACGCCGAATACGTGTCGAAGCAGGACCTGTTGCGGCGTGCCGATCATGTCGTGCTGGTCTTGCCGTACACCAAGGAAAACCACCACACGATCGGCGCCGCCGAATTCGCCTTGATGAAACCGAGCGCGACGCTGACCAATATCGCGCGCGGCGGTATTGTCGACGACGCCGCGCTGGTCCACGCGCTGCGCTCGAAGCAGATCGCCGCCGCGGGGCTGGACGTGTTCGAAGGCGAGCCGAAGCTCAATCCGGATCTGCTCACCGTGCCGAATATCGTGCTGACGCCGCACATTGCCAGCGCGACCGAAGCCACGCGCCGCGCCATGGCGAACCTCGCCGCAGATAACCTGATTGCCGCGTTGGGCGAAGGACCGCGCGCCGGTCGTCCGCCGAATCCGATCAACCCCGAGGTCATCGGCCGGGCGCGTTCATGA